GGGAACGTCACGTACCAGGGCTATGCTTGTACATAAGCCCCGATTTTGCATGGAGCCTATCCCTGTGTGAGCATAACCTAGGTGCCTTAGGATAAATTGTGCtcttagttacactggtgcaaatcaagAGGAAATCAATGGTGCAAATTCCAGATATAAACAAGTATGATTGAAAATAAAACCCAGTTCCTTGTCTTGCAATGTAGCTCTTGAATTGGTTTTTATGAATGTTTGCAGTCCTTAGACTGTATTTCAATCTGCCAGTGAGATGCTTGGACAAAAGTTGATAAATGCCAGCAAATCTGCATTGTGGAATAATAATAACCAGCTCTTATAGAGTGCTTTTATCAGtcgatctcaaagtgttttacaatggGAGTCTTTGCAAGGTTCATTGGACACATCACAAGGAGCTTTGCTTGTAAGGACAGTTTACAAtcagtttagttttttttttaaatgttctttttcaTATAAAACTTCATCTTGATGTTTATCCTACACACatggctggcacctggcctcccaGGCTGTAACCGCAAAGGAATCTCACATCTAATGATAGGGGCTGAGTTAGATAGAGAAGTGTGTGTAGAATAAAATGATACCTACATAGGAAGAGATTTGTTGGATGGCTCTTTAagttagcagacaaaggcataacaatatccaatggctggaagctgaagctagacaaattcagactagaaaaaaggtgcaaattttcaacagtgagggtgatttaTTGGACCATCTGACCTAGAGATATAGTGAGTTTTCCATCACttcagtctttaaatcaagattggacgtcTTCTCTAACTCAAACAGGAGTTATGGGctggatgcagaaattactgggtgagattCTATAGCATGTGCTATTCAGGAGGTTGGAGcagattatcataatggttccttctgaacttaaaatctatgactctgtATCAATAGCAGACATTGGTTTAGCTGAAACTCCAATTTCACTAAAACTTTGTCTCTCCACAACCTTCGTACATTATAAATAGCagcaggaaagaaaaacaaacaatctgagcattttactttttttgtttgggttttagaGATGATTTTTAACTGCATCTATCTCCCAAGTCTTTCCAACCTCCAAGTACCTTTTACTTGCACCCTTGTTGGTGACAAAATTGCCCTCTTCTGGAGAACTCAAGAACTGCTCCCATATGCAAAACTCCAGAAAATAAGAAGCTACATCATCAACGCCTGTTGTTACCAGCTTGTGTAAAAAGCTAGAATTACACATCCATGTGCATTCGCTTAGCAACCCAGATGAAAGGCGAGTGGTGGCTTACAGTGTGACACTAGCACATGTATGATGTTAGATCAATTTCTTGAATATGTGTGATGTTAATGTTTGCAGTGTGGAATAATAACCATCAAATTCTTAACTCCGCTAGACACCAAGCAGGGACTCAATAGAGACACATATCTCGCATTACAACAATTGGTGACCCACTAACTCTccttgtcctatgactgcagaggtgctaACTGCTCACTTCATTTTGAATGATCTCTTGCAACATGTGgtaactccttatgcttaacgttgtatttagctgtgacacattTGTGTATTTAGCAGCCGGGCTCCCACTGGGAGCTCTGTGGGGAGCCCTCAGCCTGGGTTTTCCAGCTGTCTGCACTgctggggctcacagctggaatgccccccccccctttcaaaaCAGAGACCCTACCAGAGGTGAAATTGACAGCTACCGCTGTCTGAGCTACGTCCACCTAAGCCTTATGCCTCTCGCTGAGGTGGTTTTACTAGGTCGGCCTAGTGGGCAAGTTGCAGTGGCAGGAGGAAAACTGTAATGTGTATGCACTGCTTACGTAGTTAGGTCAAGGTAAGCTCCCTTACATCGACttaactttgtaatgtagacatgccctctgattacctttcccagGCAGGCAGAAGAGCGCTGTGGAGCTCGAAAGCtggtgtctttcaccaacagaagcagtgtccaataaaaggtatttctTCACTCACCTTATCTCTGAAGTTAATGCTCATACAAAAGGACCATTAGTGTTGGGTAGAGTCAGGCAGAGGTTGGCGAGGGGACATGCAAGCTTCCCACACAGCTGTAATCTGCAGcgccctctgctctgccagccctaggctccacccacacagctctgccagtgcacctccaTCCTGACCATTGAAGTGCTGCCCCCCCAAAGCTGCCATGCACCTCGGTCCTGGCCTAGGGCACttgctgctatcccagccctaaGCCTGTCTCGAGCAGAGACTAATGAACAGGCCAAGTTGGGCATAATTGTTTTTGGTGGGCTAAAATGAGAATTTTAGCAGTTTCCGTTCAGCTAAACAAGGCTGATGATTCCCTCTGAACCTGAAATCTTGCCTTGGGGGCTCAGATTTTGCATGTGGCAGTGGCTGTCACGAAGCACACACTTGTTCGAGGCCCCTGCTCTTATCCTACCAGGGAGATCTGAGCACTTTCTACCAGTGTCTCACTCCCAGGCAGCAAGAGAATCCAGGCATGGCCAGTCCTTGGAGACGTTGTTTatatcctcctcccccaccccccccaaacacctgctttCATTCTCTGTGCTCTTCCCAATCCTCAGGTCTTCCTTTCCCTGCTATCAATGCCacacctttttattttaaatagagcCTGCTCTGCTTAGAGCAAACAGCCTCCTTTCCATTCTTCAcctacccttcccctcccccttctcctttATGCCTTTACATATCAACCAACTCAGCCACTTACTTAGCCCTTGAAACCTGGTCTCCCCACCAGGGCTATCTGGCATGCAATCTCTGTACTGTCATGTGCCACTGCAATCTCCTCCGGGCAGGGATTCTGTTGCCTTGCGGGGATTTGAGCAGCAGGAAGCAAGCGTTTGCGGTCTCAGGGACACTTTCTGTGCAGTCTCTCCCATCTGCAGGGAACAGATCGGAGATCCACCAAAGCATTTGATATACACCAAGCAGCATTCAATAACGTGATGAAGTGAACAAGTGACCACGCTGAAAAGCTCCATATcctgggtccatccagcccatatCCTGAGCCATGCAGACCAGTTAATGGGCCAGATCTTGCTTTGGAGCTACACCAAATTACACCAgtagaggatctggccctatataattTCCTTTGATGGGCTGGTTCTGGTCTCCAGCAATCTCAGCAGCTACTGTCACTTTCAGAGACCACATTAAGCAATGCTGCCATCTAGTGGTTGATTCATACTTGATTTTCCTACACACTTGCCCTTATTattagggccctactaaattcacggTCATGAAAACTGTATCACAGACCATGGAATCCGCTCTCCtcggtgaaatctggtcttttatgcacttttaccctacactgtacagatttcacaggggagaccagcatttctcaaattggggtcctgagccaaaagggaattgcaggggaGTTACAAagttatttgggggtgggggagggggagtcagggtattgccacccttacttctgcactgccttcagagccgggtggctggagagcggcgcctgttggccaggtgcccagttctgaagATGGTGTCCCGCCAGCAGTTGCGCAGAAGtaggggtggcaataccatactatgtcATCCCCcggcgctgctgccttcagagctgggcagctggagagtggcggctgctgactgagagccctgctctgcaggcagAAGTATGGGTGGCAATAtgataccatgccatccttacttctgtgttgctgctggtggcagctctgctttcagagctgggctcccggccagcagccaccactctccagctgcccagctaggaaaacttctgttggtgggagagaggctgCCGAGCCaccaagagctcttcttcagggctgggaaaggtactcccggAGTCACAGCAAAATGAacggtggaacagattgtttagcataagtagataGCATATATTGCACGGGACCTTTCAAGGTagagttaacacctctgcagtcataggacaaaaagcggggtgggggaggggagagttagTGGGgagcagattgttgtaataagccataaatccagtgtctctgttcagcccctgatttttagtgtctagcagacttatgaatttaagctcccagcccTAGCTCATCTTTTGaatgtgttgtgcaggtttcctttgaggatgaggcctGATATGTCCCGCTATATCAGGAGCCTGGCAGAATGGACATGGACACAAACTGATGTGTTCTCAGTTTGCAACACCCAAACCCCATCCTACAATGCATTGCAAATGAACAAAGAAAAATCACAGCCTCCCTTTGTTTGCCTCTAGTGTTGAGGAGATTAGGGGGTGGTGGAAAGAGGATTGTGGCTAATGCTTCACTCTGTCGACAGCCAAATCAGTGCTGTAGTTGGAAACCTCAATCAGGTTTTCATCGGGGTCTCGGAAGTAGATGGATGTGATTGGACCAATGGCACCGGTTCTGGGCACTGGGCCTTCTTCAATAGTCACACCACAGGCCTGGAAGGAGAGGGAAGGTAGGTTTGGTTTTCAGCATTAACAATGGTTTTCTAAGGGGCTTGTCCCCAGTCCCCCCCCAGGCAGATGGTGGAACCATTGTCCAAGCACCTCTCTGGCCACGGTTGTTCTGATTTAACAGTGTTGCTGTGCCTTTCCCCAGGAGAGGGGCAGATGGTGAAGAGGACCTAGAAGAGCACTAGGTGTTGCCAAGCAGGGCCCTAGCCGCTCTTGAACCCTGTGATCCCAGCCTGTGGCACTCGATGGCTGCACCTCCTGGCAGAAAAGCTGTTCAGCATTCAGCACTAGAAAGGGGAACAGGACACAACCAATAGATTCAGGTTCACTGGTGAGCTAAGCCAGGCTTTGACTACAGGTCTCCAGAGCTAAGGCTATTATTGCATTAACCCCTTAATCTGCCAAGTCCCTGGGTTTATCTGTCCATGGGTAAGGGGTGTGGGTGTAGGAAGCAGAGAGTCACACAGGTAATGAAATAGACCTTCAAGAAGGCACAGGTATAACTGCCCCTCCCCATGTGACCCATACTGCTTAGAATTGGGAGGGGAGGTCTTGGATTTCCCAGGCGGATGGCTGGGTGACAGATCTCACGCTGGATAGTAAGAAAATCTGAAATCTCCCAAACTCCAGTTCCCTATGGTGTCTTTCTTGAGAACATCTAAAtcggggtagacaacctatggcacacgtgccaaaagggggcacatgagctgattttcagtggcactcacactgcccgggtcctggccaccagtccagggggctctgcactttaatttaattttaaatgaaacttcttaaacattttaaaaaccttatttcctttacatacaacaataatttagttatagatttatagaaagagaccttctaaaaacattaaaatgtattactggcacacgaaaccttaaatcagagtaagtgaataaatgaagactgggcacaccacttctgaaaggttgccaacccctgatctaaattCATCTTATTGAACACTCATGTGCTCGCTACTCTGAGTGACTTCCATGGACTTTGAACTCAAGAGATTCTCTTCATTAAGGGTCCAGtggcaaacagggccggctccagggtttttgccgccccaagcggcaaaaaaaataaaataaaataaattttaaaaagctgcAGTTGCGATCGGCGGCATCTCTACCACatcgctttcttcttcggcggcaggtccttccctccgagagggacctagGGACCCGCTGcggaattgctgctgaagagcccgacgtgccgcccctgccccttggctgccccaagcacctgcttgctgaactggtgcctggagccagccccggtGGCAAATGCTCTGCAGACCTGCGCAACTAGCTAGGCTGTCAATTGCCCCTGACAGTGATCCATACAGCATAGCACTGCTGATGTGGATCCTTGTTCCTTATGACTTCCTTGTGCTGTCTAGCAGAGAAGATAAAGAGACACAACTGAGCTAGGTTGGACTGCAAAACATTGTGGGTGGATGGGGCTGAATATATGGTGTATGGACAGAAGGAAGGGGCCAATTACATAGATTAGTAGGTGATGGGTTTTGTGTTCTGAAGGCAAGAGAAACAACATTGGCGAGTAATATTTTGGCAGGTACTGTACTCTGCTGTCCCAGGACTGGGGGTTCTGTATGCCTCTGCCACCTTACCTCATCCCTGATCTGAAACGTGCACTACTATTCCAGTCCTGCCCTTAGTCTCCCTTCATCACAGCTCTGCAGATGCCCTTCAATTCTGTCTCACACCTCCCTCAGCTATTCCAGTCCAGGGTTTCCCAGGCATGTCTCTGCTGCTGACCTGCAGTCCcatctgctattccagtcctggggtTCCCACACACAGTTATGacgatgcccctcaatcctgccccatagaccctgcccccaaaccccctgtTACCCCAGTGCTGAACCTGTTATACAGAGATTTTCAAATGTATCCCAAAGGGGGAGGTTTTGTGATATAGAGCAATACAAAGCCAGGAGATTCATGTTCACACACTGAACTCCAGGCGTCTGGTTCTCCTCTTCCTTACAACCCCCTTGACCtgagtggaattactcctgatttacactgctgtaagcACAAGCTGAAATGGGCACCAGGTCTCCAACATGACAGGGAAGTTTGCTAGCCCCATTACTCtctcacacccctgggtttatTCATTCACATCGGGCCTATGGTAGCATCCCATAAGACATGTGGCTACTTGTGTGAAACACAGTTTTCCCAACCTTCAGGTGTCCCACTAGCTGGTCTAGCGAGGTGTCTGTGATCAAGCAGACGTCTATGGAACCAGGAACTGGTCTGCGAGCCTTGGGTTcaaactccttcccagcctcGTGGAGGTTAAACTTTTGGTTCCCGAAACGTAGCGCTTTCCGGTTGCCCTGTCaccaagggaagggaagggaaggaaaggatCAATGTACTGTCAAACAGAGACCCGCTGTGCTGAACGCCAGGACTGCAAGGAAAACCCTGGGCTGGGGAGTGAGCCACCTGTTCATAGCACCAGGGATACTGCTCTGAGAGAACAGGAGAAATCTCCTTTGACGCGTAGGAGGTGTGGTCCATTTCTGTACTCAATGTCACCCCCTTGTGGAAAGCAAGTGGAACTTCTGTTCCATAGCACAACAAGGGACACAGGAGTGAGGTCTTAGCATTGCTATAGCTTTACAGAcatgggaggagaaggagaatttCAAAGACCCAAATGACAGTTTGATGCCTAGCTGCTGCTACATGTGTCTTTGGAAATGTCACCCAGGAACTAACCAGCCCTCCCACTGGCTCTATGAGGTCaagccgtttttttt
This region of Chrysemys picta bellii isolate R12L10 chromosome 9, ASM1138683v2, whole genome shotgun sequence genomic DNA includes:
- the GLOD5 gene encoding glyoxalase domain-containing protein 5 isoform X3, which gives rise to MSFPWELCSQHSSALGTRKWLAEGDSVLSGCFAELACLHCVQSLVPGFQMAFWQEKREGPQPCLIRRLDHLVLTVKSIEDTVGFYSKVLGMEVVTFKGNRKALRFGNQKFNLHEAGKEFEPKARRPVPGSIDVCLITDTSLDQLVGHLKACGVTIEEGPVPRTGAIGPITSIYFRDPDENLIEVSNYSTDLAVDRVKH